One Acidobacteriota bacterium genomic window, GAAGGATCAGGGTAGCAGGAATAATCGTACTCATCGCCGGTATCTTTGATATGGTAGATGGCACCCTGGCGAGGATCTCGGGGATGGTGAGCAGGTTCGGTTCCTTTTTTGATTCGGTTATCGACAGGTATTCCGATTTTATACTCTTTTCTGGTATAATTGTTCTCTACGCCCGGGTAGGGAGGATAGACAATCTGATTCTTACCAGCTTTGCTCTAATGGGAGCGATGATTACCAGTTATGCCAAGGCACGGGCGGAGAATCTTATAGAGAGTTGTAAGGTGGGGTTTATGGAGCGTCCAGAGCGGATTGTTATCTTAATATTGGGAGCGGTTTCCAATCATCTTTTGGTCGCCCTCTGGATATTGGCGGTGGGAACGAACATCACCGCTTTCCACCGGATATATCATACCTGGAGGGAGACCGAGAGGGTTTAATGGGTTCGGTAAAAACAATCGAAAGGGTAGGTGATATCAATGAGTGAAAAGAGCGGAGCGGTTAACCATCTTCCTAAGGCGGCGGGGCAACCGACTACCACCTATTTGGGAAGCCCAATCACTCCTATTCCTCCGGGGCTTCCTAAAAAGACAAAGTCCCTATGCCCGGAGTGTAAAAAGCTCCTCGACGCCGTCATCTTTGAGGAAGAGGGAAAGGTATGGATGGAGAAGGAGTGTCCCACTCATGGGAAATTCCGCGATCTCGTTTGGTCCGATGCTGAGCTCTATCTCAAGGCGGAAAAATGGTATTTTGGCGACAATAGAGGGCTTCTTAATCCAAAGGTGAAGAACGCTACTGTCTGCCCCTATCAATGTGGTTTGTGCAATCTCCACTTGAGCCATACGGTGATGGTGAATATAGACCTCACCAATCGCTGCGACCTTACCTGCCCTGTCTGCTTTGCCAATGCCAATGTCACCGGGTATGTGTATGAACCCTCCCTCGAGGAGGTTCGCACGATGTTGAAAGCGGTTCGAGATGAGCGACCGGTTGCCACCACTGTAGTCCAGTTCTCCGGAGGGGAGCCCACCATCTATCCTCGTTTCTTCGATGTGTTGAAGATGGCTAAGGAGCTTGGTTACAACCACCTCCAGATAGCGACTAACGGGCTTAATATGGCTGATCTTGAATTTGCCAAGAGGGCGAAGGAGGCAGGGCTCCATACGATATACCTCCAGTTCGATGGAGTAACCGACGATGTCTATATGAAGACGAGGGGGCTCAAGCTCTTCAAGACAAAGCTCAAGGCGATAGAGAACTGCAGGAAGGTAGGGATAATGGTTATCCTCGTTCCCACTATGATCAAGGGGGTAAACGACCATCAGGCGGGGGATATCGTCAAATTTGGTATCGAAAACGCCGATATCTGCCGAGGGGTAAGCTTTCAGCCAGTCGCCTTCACCGGAAGGATCTCCCGGAAGGAGAGGGAGAAACAAAGATACACTCTGACTGACTTAGCCTGGGATATCGAACGGCAGACAAACGGCATCCTGAGAGCGCGGGAGGATTGGTATCCCATCAGCTTCGTTGCTCCCTTCTCTCGCTTCTATAGTGCTGTTCGCGGCTATCCGGTGGCTACCCTTACCTGCCATCCCCATTGTTCCTTAGCCACTTATCTCATCATTAACCGGAAGGACCCAAGCAAATTCGTTCCCATCACACGGGTTATCGATGTAGAGGGGTTGCTTACCGAGATGGATAAGCTGGCGGAGAAAACCGAGACCTCACGGTTCAAGTCGTTTGCCAAGATAAAGGCGTTTAACAACCTGCGAAAGCACTTTAGATCGGAGAACGCACCTGAAGGGCTCACCTTCACCAAATTACTCGAATCGATCAACGGTCTTATGGACAAGGAGCTGAGGAAGGGGGGAGGGACCGAATGGATTGCCTTCCTCGTTGGGGGGATGCACTTTATGGATCTTTACAACTACGATGTAGAACGGGTAAAGCGATGTATCATCCACTACGCCACTCCTGATGGTTCTATCTATCCCTTCTGTACCTATAATGGTGGTCCTACCTTTAGGGAGAAGGTGGAGAAGAAATTCTCCATCCCTCTTGAGGAGTGGAAGAAAAAAATGGGCAAGAGCTAATCCCAAGCGATAAAGGAAACTTGCGTATATTTTGAAGGCGGCTTAAAAGCCGCCTTTTTATTACTCATATTTTAAAGCGTCTATCGGATCTTGCTTCGCTGCTCGGAAGGCAGGATAAAGTGAGCCAAGCACCCCTCCAATGATACCCAGTGCTCCAGCGATTAACATCCAGCGGAGGGTAATCTCTACGGTGAGGAGAGGGAATATCTTAATGATTATATGCCTTGCGATGTAAGCGGTGAGATATCCTACGAACACCCCTATAGTAGAGATAATGAGGGCTTCAATTACTATGTTCCTTATGATATAGTGTCTCGTTGCCCCTATTGCCTTCAGGATACCTATTTCCCGGGTCCGTTCAATTATTGCAGTGTACATAGCGAGAAGAATGGCAAGAAAACTGGCGATGACCGCCACCGCAGTGGTAGCGAGGTTAAGCGCCCTCAACCCTACTGCGCTTTTCGACAGTTCTTCAGTATAGGTGGAGATGATGTTTATCTGATATCCTTTGAATTCCTTCCTCAGTCTTTCCGCGACCTTCTCCGCTATTTGCTGGGAGGAACACTTTATGAAGAAGAGAGACACTTTCCCCGGAAACCCGAGGATATCTTGCAGGGTGGAAAGGGGCAAATAGATCATCGCCCCTACATTGGGTTTGCATATCCCTACCAAGGTAAATTGATGGTTGAAAATGGTGACCTTATCCCCTATCTTGAAGCCGGTTCTTTGAGTAAGTCTTTTGTCAAGGACGAGATCGTAAGGTCCTTGAAGAAACCTTCCCTCAAGTATCTCCAACCTTCTGCCTATTGGGGTAAATCCTTGTTCATCAATACCGAAGATATTGTGATAGAAGTTATCTATCTGTTTGGTGTTCCATACCAATATAGGAACCACCCCGGTTATGCCATTAATTTTAAGTAGGTGATTCTTTATCCCGATAGGCATAAGCGCCTTACTCAATCCGAGGAAGCTCGCTGCTCCCAATGGTTGAAAGAGGATGTCGCCACCGACATTCTCGATCGATTGAGCGTGATGGATCAGGGTTCCATTTGTCATCCCTACAAGCACGACGACCAAGGCAACACCTAAAGCAACGGCAGCAACGCTCACCATCGTCCTCGTTTTCTTTTGGGTGAGATTGGATATGGGAAAACAAACCATCTTTCTCCTCCTGAAAAATCCAAAGGTTAAGTATAGTATATCGATGGAAACGAAGCAAGGAAAATTTGGTAGCCTAATGGGTATTCCTTTCCTTGTTCAGCGTTTTTTCTCTCTGGTATAATGAATTTGGTTAAGATGAGGGAGGCTGGCGGTGATCCGCTTTGAAGATATTGCTGAAGAGGTGACTAAGCATCATAAGGACGCCGATGTTGGACTTCTAAGACGGGCTTATGTTTTCTCCGCCAAGGAGCATAAGGGACAGGTGAGAAGATCCGGCGAACCCTATCTCATCCATCCTTTGGCGGTAGCTATGATCCTTGCTCAGCTTAAGCTTGATCCAGTGGCAGTAGCGGTAGGGCTTCTTCACGATGTGGTGGAGGATGCTGGGGTATCGATGAAGAAGATCGAACAGTATTTCGGCTCTGAGGTGGCTTCGCTCGTTGATGGAGTGACCAAGATGAGCCGGCTTTCTTTCACCTCTCGAGAAGAACAACAGGCAGAATCCTTTAGGAAGATGCTTCTGGCGATGGCGAGAGATATAAGGGTGCTTTTGGTGAAGATAGCCGATCGGCTTCACAATATGCGCACCTTGCATCATCTTCCTGCTAAAGACCGGATAAGGGTAGCTCGGGAGACGATGGATATATATGTCCCCTTGACCAATCGATTGGGGATGCATCGGGTACAGACGGAGCTTGAAGATCTTGCCTTTCGTTATCTTCATCCTCGGATCTACCATACCCTGGCAGACAAGGTTGAGGAGGAGAAGAGGGTGAGCGCTTCTTTCATAAAGAAGGTTACCGATACAATAAAGAAAAAATTGGATGAGGCGGGAATATCAGCGAGTATTGAGGGCCGAGTGAAGAGTGTATACTCGTTATACCGGAAGATGATGCGTCAGGGAGTGAGTCTCGATCAGATCTATGATTATATCGCCTTTCGAGTGATCACCGATACGGTGGCCAATTGTTGGGGGGCGTTGGGGATCGTTCATAGCTTATGGACCCCTGTTCCCGGTAGGTTTCGGGATTATATTTCCACCCCTAAGCCGAACG contains:
- a CDS encoding radical SAM protein, producing the protein MSEKSGAVNHLPKAAGQPTTTYLGSPITPIPPGLPKKTKSLCPECKKLLDAVIFEEEGKVWMEKECPTHGKFRDLVWSDAELYLKAEKWYFGDNRGLLNPKVKNATVCPYQCGLCNLHLSHTVMVNIDLTNRCDLTCPVCFANANVTGYVYEPSLEEVRTMLKAVRDERPVATTVVQFSGGEPTIYPRFFDVLKMAKELGYNHLQIATNGLNMADLEFAKRAKEAGLHTIYLQFDGVTDDVYMKTRGLKLFKTKLKAIENCRKVGIMVILVPTMIKGVNDHQAGDIVKFGIENADICRGVSFQPVAFTGRISRKEREKQRYTLTDLAWDIERQTNGILRAREDWYPISFVAPFSRFYSAVRGYPVATLTCHPHCSLATYLIINRKDPSKFVPITRVIDVEGLLTEMDKLAEKTETSRFKSFAKIKAFNNLRKHFRSENAPEGLTFTKLLESINGLMDKELRKGGGTEWIAFLVGGMHFMDLYNYDVERVKRCIIHYATPDGSIYPFCTYNGGPTFREKVEKKFSIPLEEWKKKMGKS
- a CDS encoding ABC transporter permease, giving the protein MVCFPISNLTQKKTRTMVSVAAVALGVALVVVLVGMTNGTLIHHAQSIENVGGDILFQPLGAASFLGLSKALMPIGIKNHLLKINGITGVVPILVWNTKQIDNFYHNIFGIDEQGFTPIGRRLEILEGRFLQGPYDLVLDKRLTQRTGFKIGDKVTIFNHQFTLVGICKPNVGAMIYLPLSTLQDILGFPGKVSLFFIKCSSQQIAEKVAERLRKEFKGYQINIISTYTEELSKSAVGLRALNLATTAVAVIASFLAILLAMYTAIIERTREIGILKAIGATRHYIIRNIVIEALIISTIGVFVGYLTAYIARHIIIKIFPLLTVEITLRWMLIAGALGIIGGVLGSLYPAFRAAKQDPIDALKYE
- a CDS encoding CDP-alcohol phosphatidyltransferase family protein, encoding MIGEKIGVLGTKIRYGIARFFSLLKVNPSVLTFIGLVINIYAAFLFASGRIRVAGIIVLIAGIFDMVDGTLARISGMVSRFGSFFDSVIDRYSDFILFSGIIVLYARVGRIDNLILTSFALMGAMITSYAKARAENLIESCKVGFMERPERIVILILGAVSNHLLVALWILAVGTNITAFHRIYHTWRETERV